Genomic window (Emcibacter sp. SYSU 3D8):
GCGACCGCGTGCTGTTCGGCAAGTGGTCCGGCACCGAGGTCAAGATCGACGGCCAGGAGCTGTTGATCATGAAGGAGTCGGACATCATGGGCATCATCGAGGCCCCCACGGCCGCGAAAGCCGCCGCCTAATCAATTCAGGGAGATAGAACCATGGCTGCCAAGGAAGTCAAATTCGGCGCCGATGCGCGCCAGCGGATGCTGCGCGGCGTCGACATTCTCGCCGACGCGGTGAAGGTGACGCTGGGCCCCAAGGGCCGCAACGTCGTCATCGACAAGAGCTTCGGCGCGCCGAAGATCACCAAGGACGGCGTTACCGTCGCCAAGGAAATCGAGCTCTCGGACAAGTTCGAGAACATGGGCGCCCAGATGGTGCGCGAAGTTGCCAGCAAGACCAACGACATCGCCGGTGACGGCACCACCACCGCCACCGTGCTGGCCCAGGCCATCGTGCGCGAAGGCTCGAAGGCCGTCGCCGCCGGCTACAACCCGATGGACCTGAAGCGCGGCATCGACCTCGCCGTGACGTCCGTCGTCGCCGATCTCAAGGCCCGCTCGAAGAAGGTTTCGTCCAACTCGGAAATCGAGCAGGTCGGCACCATTTCCGCCAATGGCGACAAGGAAGTCGGCGAGATGCTGGCCCGCGCCATGGAAAAGGTCGGCAACGAGGGTGTCATCACCGTCGAGGAAGCCAAGAGCATGGACACCGACGTCGACATCGTCGAGGGCATGCAGTTCGACCGTGGCTACCTGTCGCCCTATTTCGTGACCAACGCCGAAAAGATGCTGGTCGA
Coding sequences:
- the groEL gene encoding chaperonin GroEL, with translation MAAKEVKFGADARQRMLRGVDILADAVKVTLGPKGRNVVIDKSFGAPKITKDGVTVAKEIELSDKFENMGAQMVREVASKTNDIAGDGTTTATVLAQAIVREGSKAVAAGYNPMDLKRGIDLAVTSVVADLKARSKKVSSNSEIEQVGTISANGDKEVGEMLARAMEKVGNEGVITVEEAKSMDTDVDIVEGMQFDRGYLSPYFVTNAEKMLVELDEPYILLHEKKLANLQAMLPILERVVQSGRPLLIISEDVEGEALATLVVNKLRGGLKVAAVKAPGFGDRRKAMLEDIAILTN